The Girardinichthys multiradiatus isolate DD_20200921_A chromosome Y, DD_fGirMul_XY1, whole genome shotgun sequence genome has a window encoding:
- the LOC124864709 gene encoding telethonin-like: MPFCSVLEKRNGVGMGGELTCSVWEENKAKRESYSANWHSVTLKTQPQDSQTMNMTDDSCRETMFQQWQYRSLIQSCPFGVFRVGTVERGVREHQLLPKRNTLPLPIFIPAELGVRLGRGTPHTEQDLQPFPTPDGSKRSVDEITRDLPPVKPTLMEFAKAPKTLGRSMSQEAQRG, encoded by the exons ATGCCTTTCTGTAGCGTGCTGGAAAAGAGAAACGGAGTGGGGATGGGAGGTGAGCTGACCTGCAGCGTTTGGGAGGAGAACAAGGCAAAGAGGGAGAGCTACAGTGCCAACTGGCACAGTGTTACTCTCAAGACCCAACCTCAGGACAG TCAGACCATGAACATGACTGATGACTCCTGCAGAGAGACCATGTTCCAGCAGTGGCAGTATCGCTCTCTGATTCAGAGCTGCCCTTTTGGAGTCTTCAGGGTGGGCACTGTGGAAAGAGGGGTGAGGGAGCACCAGCTGCTGCCAAAGAGAAACACCCTCCCACTGCCCATCTTTATACCTGCAGAGCTGGGTGTCAGGCTCGGACGCGGGACCCCACATACGGAGCAGGACCTGCAGCCCTTCCCAACGCCAGATGGCAGCAAGAGGAGCGTGGACGAGATCACCAGAGACCTCCCACCGGTCAAGCCGACTCTCATGGAGTTTGCCAAAGCACCCAAAACGCTGGGTCGCTCCATGTCCCAGGAAGCCCAAAGAGGCTGA